A segment of the Sanyastnella coralliicola genome:
AACACCTGATTGGTCATTCCTTGCTCAAAAGCAGATCTATATTACTGCTGTTGTGATTGCCGTTGTAGCCTCGCTTGAAACACTTCTGTGTGTTGAAGCTACGGATAAACTTGACCCTCAAAAACGCATCACTCCTACGAATCGCGAGTTGATTGCGCAAGGAACGGGTAACATGCTCTCTGGTCTGATTGGTGGACTTCCGATTACTCAGGTGATTGTGCGTAGTTCTGCAAATATTCAATCAGGAGGACAATCGAAAGCTTCCGCATTCTTCCACGGAATTTTGCTTCTATTGGCTGTGGCCTTCATCCCGCAATGGATCAACTTGATTCCATACGCGAGTTTGGCTGCGATTCTTCTTGTTGTTGGATACAAACTAGCGAAGCCATCTCTATGGAAAGAGATGTACAACAAAGGAATGATGCAGTTAATTCCTTTCGTGGTTACCGTTGTTGGTATTGTACTGACTGACCTTTTGATCGGTATCGCGCTTGGAATGGTTGTGGCGATTGCTCAAATCCTTTGGAACAACTACCGCACTCCTTACCACTTCGATCCAGATAAGGTTGAAAAAGGAAAGACCATCACAATCAACTTGAGTGAAGACGTAAGCTTCTTGAACAAGGCTGGAATCATTCACACACTAGAACTTCTTCCTGATGATTCTACGGTTGTCTTTGATGCCACGAAAACGAAGACGATTCATCAAGACATTCTCGACATCCTCCAGAATTTCGAAATCGATGCCAAGAACAGAGGAATCTCATTGACGCGCATTGGATTCGACAAATTCGGAACGGAGAATACGTTGAAGCAATTCAAAAAGGTGGTGGATTCGTGATCTAAAATCGTGATTCTCCCTACAAAGGTCGGTGACGAAAACACTACATTTTCGTGATCGACCTTTGTCGTTTTAGAAAGAACTTGCGGCTATAAACAAATGATTATGAACTTACTGACAGCCGCAAAAGCACTACTCTCTGGAAAGCTTAATTCCAACCCTGCAACGCACTGCCCGAACTGTTGGGGACATCAAGAATACGCTGGTGATTTCCGCTCTGCGTTGTTGAAGGAGAAGATCGATACCAATAATGCCGATGAGAAACTGGGCTGGATTCAAGGATACGCTGCCACTCATCTTGAGGGCATTCGTTTGAAGGAAACCAATGACGTGCTGTCTTGTTCTAAATGCAAACTCACCTACACGAAGTAATGAAAATCGGCTTTGGCGGAGGTTGCCATTGGTGCACAGAAGCGGTATTCCAACATTTGAAAGGAGTGACAGAAGTTGAGCAAGGATGGATTGCATCTCATGCTCCACAAGATGAATACTCCGAAGCCGTGATTGTGCACTTTGACCCTGCGATCATTCCGCTCAACGTGCTGGCAGAAATTCATCTTCGCACCCATCAGTCTGGGGTTAACCACAGCATGCGTCATAAGTATCGAAGTGCATTATACTTCTTTGATGAAGGCGATCAAGGGGCTCTTTTAAACGCTATCGCGGAAACGGACTTAGGTTTCGAGCCGGTAACTCAGGTATTGCCTTTCGTTTCATTCAAGGCTAGTCGTGAAGAGATTCAGAATTACTATGCCAAGAATCCTTCGAAGCCTTTCTGTGAGCGTTACATTGACCCGAAGCTAGAACTGCTTCGTTCGGCTTACACCAAGCACTTTAAGCCTGTTGACTTCGTGGTTGACGAACCCGATAGTACAGTCCGATAGCCAAGACAATTAGAATCAGATTGGCTAAACCCAGAATGCCGCTTTTGTTGAACCATTCTGCGGCAGCTCTGCCCCAAATATCAGGTGTATTCAAACTGTATGGAATCAAGGCAAGTACCCACAAAACACTCACAATCCACTTTAGAGATCCATTGAGCTGCATCCAAAGCCAAGCGAGTAAAGCGATGAGGGGCATCGTCCACATAAAGTGTTCTGTATCTGTGTGAACCAAGTTTGGAACGATCGCAACGAGAAAAGCGAATTCAAGGAAACGGAGCTCATTTGCATGTTCTTCCTTCTTCATGTTTCGAAGCATCCACACAAGCACAAAAATGGCCACCGCTCCAATGGAGCTGTAGATGAGCCAACTACCATTGATTCCTGTGAGGTTACTAATCATTCCAAACAGTGTGTTCGGACTCTCCCCTAGTTCTCCATTATGGGCTAAGATGGCCTCCTTCCATTCATTCAACAGCGCCAAGTTTTCGCTCCAACCTAAATGGAGTGATGGCAACATCAGGAGCACGATAATCGACGCAAGGGAGCTTGCGGTCGCTTTCCATTCCTTTCTCAAGACCAGCCATGGTAGGATGACCGCAAAGTGGGGTTTGAAGACGAGTGCTAACGCAATCAGTAGCCCTGCGAGTATCCCATTCCGCGCTAGCGAAACAAACGCAGCTAAGACCAGCAGCAATAAAAACCAGTTGACATTGCCGAGGAGCAACTCTCTAGAAAAGTGTCCAATAAGGGTTAACGAAACGAGCAAAATGGCTATCCCTGACTTTCCAGAAAGATTGAATCTATCTCTGATCGACTCCGTCCATCGTGGTGTATACCATGCTATGGCCGC
Coding sequences within it:
- a CDS encoding SulP family inorganic anion transporter yields the protein MTPKQTGGFFSNLKSDLPAAVVVFLVALPLCLGIALASDAPLFAGIIAGIVGGTVVALISGSPLGVSGPAAGLALIVANSIKDLGGNFEAFLVAVVLAGIIQIILGVIKAGVIGYYFPNAVIKGMLAGIGVIIALKQIPHACGWDKDPEGDFEFLQVDGRTTFSEIIAGFEHIKPGAILITLVSLAILILWESKWMKNLSFTKVVKGPLVVVILGILATLWYQSSGVFVMNPEQLVSIEVAESFSGFIGNFTTPDWSFLAQKQIYITAVVIAVVASLETLLCVEATDKLDPQKRITPTNRELIAQGTGNMLSGLIGGLPITQVIVRSSANIQSGGQSKASAFFHGILLLLAVAFIPQWINLIPYASLAAILLVVGYKLAKPSLWKEMYNKGMMQLIPFVVTVVGIVLTDLLIGIALGMVVAIAQILWNNYRTPYHFDPDKVEKGKTITINLSEDVSFLNKAGIIHTLELLPDDSTVVFDATKTKTIHQDILDILQNFEIDAKNRGISLTRIGFDKFGTENTLKQFKKVVDS
- a CDS encoding peptide-methionine (S)-S-oxide reductase, giving the protein MKIGFGGGCHWCTEAVFQHLKGVTEVEQGWIASHAPQDEYSEAVIVHFDPAIIPLNVLAEIHLRTHQSGVNHSMRHKYRSALYFFDEGDQGALLNAIAETDLGFEPVTQVLPFVSFKASREEIQNYYAKNPSKPFCERYIDPKLELLRSAYTKHFKPVDFVVDEPDSTVR
- a CDS encoding glycosyltransferase 87 family protein, coding for MKRLPEILIFLVCIAYGALNMYNGRFEMRDLQVYYDAAGQLLHGNSPYGQAFGLSSGFYKYSVSAAMVFYPAHLLGSWFAFRVIYFVMLSAAIAWYTPRWTESIRDRFNLSGKSGIAILLVSLTLIGHFSRELLLGNVNWFLLLLVLAAFVSLARNGILAGLLIALALVFKPHFAVILPWLVLRKEWKATASSLASIIVLLMLPSLHLGWSENLALLNEWKEAILAHNGELGESPNTLFGMISNLTGINGSWLIYSSIGAVAIFVLVWMLRNMKKEEHANELRFLEFAFLVAIVPNLVHTDTEHFMWTMPLIALLAWLWMQLNGSLKWIVSVLWVLALIPYSLNTPDIWGRAAAEWFNKSGILGLANLILIVLAIGLYYRVRQPRSQQA